A genomic window from Fibrobacterota bacterium includes:
- the nifE gene encoding nitrogenase iron-molybdenum cofactor biosynthesis protein NifE — MGTDSISVFAERKGQILVAGSGQESISCDKQSLSGAVSQRACVFCGARVVLYPIADALHLVHGPIGCAAYTWDIRGALSSGPELHRMSFSTDMREREVIFGAEKKLEQSLRELIAKYQPRGAFVYSTCVAGVIGDDIEAVCKRVEADVGIPVIAVQSEGFKGNKRAGYSAACKAIDRLVGTGDTTGIGPLSINILGDFNLAGEIWLIRQYYEKMGLQVVANVTGDGRIDDIRRSHGAKLNVVQCSGATMELAKYMKEKHDVPFLRVSYFGIEDMAESLYAVARHFQDVDWQVMERARKIVADELKTLVPEMKELKKRLQGKTAAIYVGGAFKAFSLIKAFRHLGMKVTLVGSQTGTEEDYREIQQVCDPGTVIVDDANPLELGAFLRDNDVDILVGGVKERPIAYKLGLGFCDHNHERKLALEGFLGMRNFAKEVAATVESPIWKLVPRRIGRTTAGTSLTTETVGKES, encoded by the coding sequence ATGGGCACCGATTCGATTTCGGTCTTCGCCGAACGCAAAGGACAGATCCTCGTGGCTGGAAGCGGCCAGGAATCCATCTCCTGCGACAAGCAGAGCCTTTCCGGGGCCGTCTCGCAGCGCGCGTGCGTGTTCTGCGGTGCGCGCGTGGTGCTGTATCCGATCGCCGACGCCTTGCACCTGGTGCACGGCCCCATCGGATGCGCCGCCTACACGTGGGACATCCGCGGGGCGCTGTCCAGCGGACCGGAACTGCACCGCATGTCGTTTTCCACCGACATGCGCGAGCGCGAGGTCATCTTCGGCGCGGAAAAGAAGCTGGAACAATCGCTGCGCGAACTGATCGCGAAGTACCAGCCCAGAGGCGCCTTCGTGTATTCCACCTGCGTGGCGGGTGTGATCGGCGACGACATCGAGGCTGTCTGCAAGCGGGTGGAAGCAGATGTAGGGATTCCCGTGATCGCCGTGCAATCGGAAGGCTTCAAGGGAAACAAGCGCGCCGGGTACAGCGCCGCTTGCAAGGCCATCGATCGCCTGGTGGGCACGGGCGACACGACCGGCATCGGGCCGCTTTCGATCAACATCCTCGGGGACTTCAATCTCGCGGGTGAAATCTGGCTGATCCGCCAGTACTACGAGAAGATGGGTCTGCAGGTGGTGGCCAATGTCACCGGCGACGGACGCATCGACGATATCCGTCGCAGCCATGGCGCCAAGCTCAACGTGGTGCAGTGCTCAGGCGCCACCATGGAGCTGGCCAAGTACATGAAGGAAAAGCACGATGTGCCTTTCCTGCGCGTGTCGTATTTCGGCATCGAGGACATGGCCGAATCCCTCTACGCCGTGGCCCGCCATTTCCAGGATGTGGACTGGCAGGTCATGGAGCGGGCGCGCAAGATCGTCGCCGATGAGCTCAAGACCCTGGTGCCTGAAATGAAGGAGCTGAAGAAGCGCCTCCAAGGCAAGACCGCGGCGATCTACGTGGGCGGCGCCTTCAAGGCGTTTTCCTTGATCAAGGCCTTCCGGCACCTGGGCATGAAAGTGACCCTGGTGGGATCGCAAACCGGCACGGAAGAGGATTATCGCGAGATCCAGCAGGTCTGCGATCCGGGCACCGTCATCGTGGACGACGCCAACCCGCTGGAGCTGGGCGCGTTTTTGCGGGACAACGACGTGGACATCCTGGTGGGCGGCGTGAAAGAGCGGCCCATCGCCTACAAGCTCGGTTTGGGCTTTTGCGACCACAACCACGAGCGCAAACTGGCGCTCGAGGGTTTTCTGGGAATGCGGAATTTCGCCAAGGAAGTGGCGGCGACCGTGGAAAGTCCGATCTGGAAGCTCGTGCCGCGCCGCATCGGGCGCACGACGGCCGGAACGTCGCTTACGACGGAAACTGTCGGGAAGGAGTCCTGA
- the nifH gene encoding nitrogenase iron protein, producing the protein MRKIAVYGKGGIGKSTTTQNTVAALAEMGKKVMVVGCDPKADSTRLLLGGLAQKTVLDTLREEGEDVELGDVLKPGFLGTLCTESGGPEPGVGCAGRGIITSINLLEQLGAYAPTQELDYTFYDVLGDVVCGGFAMPIREGKAQEIYIVCSGEMMAMYAANNICKGIVKFAEAGGVRLGGLICNSRNTDREDELIIELARKLGTQMIHFVPRHNDVQRAEINKKTCIEWNPECSQADQYRALARKIDENRMLVIPTPIPIEELEALLMEFGLAA; encoded by the coding sequence ATGCGCAAGATCGCAGTCTACGGCAAAGGTGGCATCGGCAAGAGCACCACCACCCAGAACACCGTGGCGGCATTGGCGGAAATGGGGAAGAAGGTCATGGTGGTCGGGTGCGACCCCAAGGCGGACTCCACGCGACTTCTGCTGGGCGGACTGGCCCAGAAGACCGTGCTGGACACGCTTCGCGAGGAAGGGGAGGATGTCGAACTCGGGGATGTCTTGAAGCCAGGGTTCCTCGGGACGCTGTGCACCGAGTCGGGTGGACCCGAGCCCGGAGTGGGATGCGCCGGTCGGGGCATCATCACGAGCATCAATCTGCTGGAACAACTGGGTGCCTACGCTCCCACCCAGGAGTTGGACTACACCTTCTACGACGTGCTCGGCGACGTGGTGTGCGGCGGGTTCGCCATGCCCATCCGCGAAGGCAAGGCCCAGGAGATCTACATCGTGTGCTCCGGCGAGATGATGGCCATGTACGCGGCCAACAACATCTGCAAGGGGATCGTGAAATTCGCCGAGGCCGGTGGTGTGCGGTTGGGCGGGCTCATCTGCAACAGCCGCAACACCGACCGGGAGGACGAACTCATCATCGAGTTGGCCAGGAAGCTGGGGACCCAGATGATCCATTTCGTGCCCCGCCACAACGACGTGCAGCGCGCCGAAATCAACAAGAAGACCTGCATCGAGTGGAACCCGGAATGTTCGCAGGCCGACCAGTATCGCGCTCTGGCCCGCAAGATCGACGAGAACCGCATGCTGGTGATTCCCACGCCGATTCCCATCGAGGAATTGGAGGCGCTCCTGATGGAATTCGGATTGGCCGCCTGA
- a CDS encoding (2Fe-2S) ferredoxin domain-containing protein: protein MQKPEKQIFVCASFRVTGEAQGACKKKGANDLLGYLEGELADRGMDGVTVSSTACLKACDRGPVMIVHPDNVWYGKVNEEAIDAILDAMQEGETCKEYELT from the coding sequence ATGCAAAAGCCGGAAAAGCAGATCTTCGTGTGCGCGAGCTTCCGTGTCACGGGCGAAGCGCAGGGGGCCTGCAAGAAGAAGGGCGCCAACGATTTGTTGGGATATCTGGAAGGTGAACTGGCCGATCGCGGGATGGACGGGGTCACCGTCTCCAGCACGGCTTGTCTCAAGGCTTGCGATCGGGGGCCGGTCATGATCGTGCACCCCGACAACGTGTGGTACGGAAAGGTCAACGAGGAAGCGATCGACGCCATCCTCGACGCCATGCAGGAAGGCGAAACCTGCAAGGAATACGAGTTGACCTGA
- a CDS encoding nitrogenase molybdenum-iron protein subunit beta, whose product MTLLRHTPAGEIKEREALVINPAKTCQPIGAMYASLGIHGALPHSHGSQGCCSYHRSTLTRHYKDPVMASTSSFTEGSAVFGGQANLLTAIQTIFSVYDPKVIAIHTTCLSETIGDDMVQIRKKAFDDGKVPDGKLIIYGNTPSYVGTHVTGYANMVKGIVRDLVKASETKGEHLAVIPGWVEPCDMREIKRYLNVLGVPFVMFPDTDGVFDAPMTGKHVFYPKGGAKVEDIATAGAAKASLSLGRVATLLGSEELSKTFGVEGDVVDLPIGLAATDRMIESLIKTYGLTVAESINDERGKLVDLLSDMEQYLWGKKVAIFGDPDQLIPLTEFLKTMGMDVRHIVTGTEGNYIRDRLTEINPTANLKVGGDMFLLHQWMKNEPVDLLIGNTYGKYMARDEDVPFLRFGFPILDRQGHQHFPTVGYMGGIRLVEQILNLLMDRIDRDVEEHKMELQM is encoded by the coding sequence ATGACTCTGCTCAGACACACTCCGGCGGGCGAGATCAAGGAACGCGAAGCCCTGGTCATCAATCCTGCCAAAACCTGTCAGCCCATCGGCGCCATGTACGCTTCGCTGGGCATCCACGGCGCGCTTCCCCACAGCCACGGCTCGCAGGGTTGCTGCTCGTACCACCGCTCCACCCTGACCCGCCACTACAAGGATCCGGTCATGGCCTCCACGAGCTCCTTCACGGAAGGCTCGGCGGTGTTCGGCGGACAGGCCAACCTGCTCACGGCCATCCAGACCATCTTCTCGGTCTACGACCCGAAGGTGATCGCGATCCACACCACCTGCCTCTCCGAGACCATCGGCGACGACATGGTGCAGATCCGCAAGAAGGCCTTCGACGACGGCAAGGTTCCGGACGGAAAGTTGATCATCTACGGCAACACCCCCAGCTACGTGGGAACCCACGTGACGGGCTACGCCAACATGGTCAAGGGCATCGTGCGGGACCTGGTCAAGGCCAGCGAGACCAAGGGTGAACACCTCGCCGTGATTCCCGGCTGGGTCGAGCCTTGCGACATGCGCGAGATCAAGCGCTACCTGAACGTGTTGGGCGTCCCCTTCGTGATGTTCCCCGACACCGACGGCGTCTTCGATGCGCCCATGACCGGCAAGCACGTGTTCTACCCCAAGGGTGGAGCCAAGGTGGAAGACATCGCCACCGCCGGTGCCGCCAAGGCGAGCCTCTCGTTGGGACGCGTGGCCACCTTGTTGGGCTCCGAAGAGCTGAGCAAGACCTTCGGCGTCGAAGGCGATGTGGTGGATCTGCCCATCGGGTTGGCCGCCACCGACCGCATGATCGAATCGCTGATCAAGACCTACGGTCTGACGGTCGCCGAATCGATCAACGACGAACGCGGCAAGCTCGTGGACCTGTTGTCCGACATGGAACAGTACCTGTGGGGCAAGAAGGTCGCGATCTTCGGCGATCCCGACCAGCTCATCCCGCTGACCGAGTTCCTGAAGACCATGGGCATGGACGTGCGCCACATCGTGACCGGAACGGAAGGCAACTACATCCGCGACCGCCTCACGGAAATCAACCCCACCGCCAATCTCAAGGTGGGCGGCGACATGTTCCTTCTGCACCAGTGGATGAAGAACGAGCCGGTGGACCTGTTGATCGGCAACACCTACGGCAAGTACATGGCCCGCGACGAGGACGTGCCCTTCCTGCGGTTCGGGTTCCCGATCCTGGATCGCCAGGGACACCAGCACTTCCCCACAGTGGGCTACATGGGCGGCATCCGCCTGGTGGAGCAGATCCTCAACCTGCTGATGGATCGCATCGATCGGGACGTGGAAGAGCACAAGATGGAGTTGCAGATGTGA
- a CDS encoding nitrogenase component I subunit alpha has translation MIEHRPDAATAKQELTAKYPSKLAKKRGQQMVANKVEDGNVVPEVLANSRTAPGIITQRGCTYAGCKGVILGPTRDIVNITHGPIGCGFYSWLTRRNMTDPGPDGENYMLYSFSSDLHENEIVFGGEKKLEAAVREANELFHPKAISIFSTCPVGLIGDDVHAVARKMKEELGINVFGFSCEGYKGVSQSAGHHIANNQVFKHIVGLDDQVRGQKKFRVNLLGEYNIGGDAFEIEELFKRCGFELVATFSGNSTYGQFANAQTADLNMVMCHRSINYVAEMMEKKYGIPWIKVNFVSANATAKSLIKMAEYFEDAELLARTKAICEEELAKVEVMRKKYAARTHGKSVVLFVGGSRAHHYQELFKELEMKVLAAGYEFAHRDDYEGRKVLPTIKVDADSRNIEELHVEKDEALYRAYLSERKERLEAEGYTFSDYAGMMPEMDTDSLVIDDISSYETEKLIELWKPDVFCAGIKEKFVIQKMGIPCKQLHNYDVGGPYNAFRGAVNFYRDIDRMANSPVWKLTLASWQEESVESASPVLEPALA, from the coding sequence ATGATCGAGCACAGACCAGACGCCGCGACGGCGAAACAGGAACTCACGGCCAAGTATCCGAGCAAGCTCGCGAAGAAACGCGGCCAACAGATGGTGGCGAACAAGGTCGAGGATGGGAACGTCGTTCCCGAAGTCCTCGCCAACTCGCGCACCGCACCCGGCATCATCACCCAGCGCGGCTGCACGTACGCCGGCTGCAAGGGTGTGATTCTCGGGCCCACCCGCGACATCGTCAACATCACCCACGGGCCCATCGGCTGCGGATTCTATTCGTGGCTCACGCGCCGCAACATGACCGATCCGGGACCGGACGGCGAGAACTACATGCTGTACAGCTTCTCCTCCGACCTGCACGAGAATGAAATCGTGTTCGGCGGCGAAAAGAAGCTCGAAGCCGCGGTCCGCGAGGCCAACGAACTGTTCCACCCCAAGGCGATCTCCATCTTTTCCACCTGCCCGGTGGGATTGATCGGCGACGACGTGCACGCCGTGGCCCGCAAGATGAAGGAAGAGCTGGGCATCAACGTGTTCGGCTTCTCCTGCGAAGGCTACAAAGGCGTTTCGCAGTCGGCTGGTCACCACATCGCCAACAACCAGGTGTTCAAGCACATCGTCGGCCTGGACGACCAGGTTCGCGGACAGAAGAAGTTCCGTGTCAACCTGCTGGGCGAATACAACATCGGCGGCGACGCCTTCGAGATCGAAGAGCTCTTCAAGCGCTGCGGTTTCGAGCTGGTCGCGACGTTTTCCGGCAACTCGACCTATGGTCAGTTCGCCAACGCCCAGACCGCCGACCTCAACATGGTCATGTGCCACCGCTCGATCAACTACGTGGCCGAGATGATGGAGAAGAAGTACGGCATCCCCTGGATCAAGGTGAACTTCGTGTCGGCCAACGCCACCGCCAAGTCCTTGATCAAGATGGCCGAATACTTCGAGGACGCCGAATTGCTGGCCCGGACCAAGGCCATCTGCGAAGAGGAACTGGCCAAGGTCGAGGTGATGCGCAAGAAGTACGCCGCGCGCACCCACGGAAAGTCCGTGGTCCTGTTCGTCGGCGGCAGCCGCGCCCACCACTACCAGGAGCTGTTCAAGGAACTGGAGATGAAGGTGCTGGCGGCGGGCTACGAATTCGCCCACCGCGACGACTACGAAGGCCGCAAGGTGCTTCCGACCATCAAGGTGGACGCCGACTCGCGCAACATCGAAGAGCTCCACGTGGAGAAGGACGAAGCGTTGTACCGGGCGTACCTCTCCGAACGCAAGGAGCGCCTGGAGGCCGAAGGCTACACGTTCAGCGACTACGCGGGCATGATGCCCGAGATGGACACCGACTCCCTGGTCATCGACGACATCTCGTCCTACGAGACCGAGAAGCTCATCGAGCTGTGGAAGCCCGACGTGTTCTGCGCCGGCATCAAGGAGAAGTTCGTCATCCAGAAGATGGGCATCCCCTGCAAGCAGCTCCACAACTACGACGTCGGCGGACCGTACAACGCCTTCCGTGGCGCGGTGAACTTCTACCGCGACATCGACCGCATGGCCAACAGCCCGGTCTGGAAGCTCACTCTCGCGTCCTGGCAGGAAGAGTCCGTGGAATCGGCATCGCCGGTCCTCGAGCCTGCCCTCGCCTGA
- the nifH gene encoding nitrogenase iron protein has product MRKIAIYGKGGIGKSTTTQNTVAALAEMGKKVMVVGCDPKADSTRLLLGGLAQKTVLDTLREEGEDVELDDVLKPGYKNTLCTESGGPEPGVGCAGRGIITSINLLEQLGAYAETQQLDYTFYDVLGDVVCGGFAMPIREGKAQEIYIVCSGEMMAMYAANNICKGIVKFAEAGGVRLGGLICNSRKTDREDELIMELARKLGTQMIHFVPRHNDVQRAEINKKTVIEWNPQAEQADEYRALARKIDANQMFVIPTPIAIEELEALLMEFGLAA; this is encoded by the coding sequence ATGCGCAAGATCGCAATCTACGGAAAAGGCGGCATCGGCAAGAGCACCACCACGCAGAACACGGTGGCGGCTTTGGCGGAGATGGGCAAGAAGGTCATGGTGGTCGGATGCGACCCCAAGGCCGACTCCACGCGTCTTCTGCTGGGCGGACTGGCCCAGAAGACCGTGCTGGACACCCTTCGCGAAGAAGGCGAAGACGTCGAGCTCGACGACGTCCTGAAGCCCGGCTACAAAAACACTCTCTGCACCGAATCGGGTGGTCCGGAGCCGGGCGTGGGCTGCGCCGGTCGCGGCATCATCACCAGCATCAACCTGCTGGAACAGCTGGGTGCCTACGCCGAAACCCAGCAGCTCGACTACACCTTCTACGACGTTCTCGGCGACGTGGTGTGTGGCGGATTCGCCATGCCCATCCGCGAAGGCAAGGCCCAGGAGATCTACATCGTGTGCTCCGGCGAGATGATGGCCATGTACGCGGCCAACAACATCTGCAAGGGCATCGTGAAGTTCGCCGAAGCCGGTGGCGTGCGTCTTGGCGGCCTGATCTGCAACAGCCGCAAGACCGATCGCGAAGACGAGCTCATCATGGAGCTGGCGCGCAAGCTCGGCACCCAGATGATCCACTTCGTGCCGCGCCACAACGACGTGCAGCGCGCCGAAATCAACAAGAAGACCGTGATCGAGTGGAACCCCCAGGCCGAACAGGCTGACGAATATCGCGCGTTGGCTCGCAAGATCGACGCCAACCAGATGTTCGTGATTCCGACACCGATCGCCATCGAAGAGCTGGAAGCCCTTCTGATGGAGTTCGGTCTGGCCGCGTAA
- a CDS encoding dinitrogenase reductase → MTSTSHVSSRCSIPPWALASQDYQEDPWPLEIVGTREAESRLFKLLERLEEPSARGATFHEYLMARFHLDQLSGGAPSPDTATLQHSYLRFLRGWGADSNGYSGAVLKTWAESRFGLRPTYHAGILASNEEAQAKYLRDRMRGEAETMGLGMQLDLLYTYCQYELGRRFPGERWLTLYRGTHDPEEYAVDVPKGHVVLNNLSSFTSDREIAWEFGSSVWKVRIPIPKVVFFSGLLPRSILEGEKEYLVLGGRYKVEALKW, encoded by the coding sequence ATGACCTCCACAAGTCATGTCTCGAGCCGATGCAGCATCCCTCCCTGGGCTTTGGCTTCCCAAGACTACCAGGAAGACCCCTGGCCTTTGGAGATCGTGGGGACGCGCGAGGCGGAGTCGCGGCTCTTCAAATTGTTGGAACGGTTGGAAGAGCCCTCCGCGCGCGGGGCGACCTTCCACGAATACCTGATGGCCCGGTTCCATCTGGACCAACTGTCCGGAGGCGCCCCCTCCCCGGACACGGCCACCTTGCAGCACAGCTACCTGCGATTCCTGCGCGGATGGGGAGCCGACAGCAACGGCTACTCCGGAGCAGTACTGAAAACCTGGGCGGAAAGCCGGTTCGGGCTTCGCCCCACCTACCACGCCGGGATCCTCGCCTCCAACGAGGAGGCCCAGGCCAAGTACCTGCGCGACCGCATGCGCGGCGAAGCCGAGACCATGGGTCTGGGCATGCAACTGGATCTGCTCTATACATACTGCCAGTACGAGCTGGGGCGGCGCTTCCCCGGCGAACGCTGGCTCACACTGTATAGAGGAACGCACGACCCGGAAGAATACGCGGTGGATGTGCCCAAGGGGCACGTGGTGCTCAACAACCTCAGCTCGTTCACGTCCGACCGCGAAATCGCCTGGGAATTCGGATCCTCCGTATGGAAGGTGCGCATCCCCATCCCCAAAGTGGTGTTCTTCAGCGGCCTTCTGCCGCGCAGCATCCTGGAGGGAGAAAAGGAATACCTGGTGCTGGGCGGACGTTACAAGGTGGAGGCGCTCAAATGGTGA
- a CDS encoding ADP-ribosylglycohydrolase family protein: MVIVRPPSRPERIAGGLWGLLVGDAVGVPYEFAPRQRIPALPKIDMDPPVEFMRSHVGIKPGTWSDDGSQSLCLAASLLERRGLDIHDLMDRMARWFRDGYLAVDRDVFDVGLQTRQAIGRFLSGKTADKSAASGEWSNGNGSLMRSLPLALWHRGSPEELVRDAFLQSSITHGHLRSGICCALYCLWARSVLEGGLHPWHAAIERFETLYPAGTPERTEYEANIHPRNPDPPKGSGYVVDSLLSAVWACQAGGYEAVIKAAISLGQDTDTTACIAGGIAGVREGLHAIPHRWMKRMRGKELALPILEAFLAYDQDPSSVPRNLSRG, encoded by the coding sequence ATGGTGATCGTGCGCCCACCTTCGCGTCCGGAACGCATCGCGGGAGGCCTGTGGGGACTCCTGGTGGGCGATGCCGTGGGCGTGCCCTACGAGTTCGCCCCGCGCCAGCGCATCCCGGCCTTGCCGAAAATTGACATGGATCCTCCGGTGGAATTCATGCGTTCCCACGTGGGCATCAAGCCTGGAACCTGGAGCGACGACGGGTCGCAGTCGCTGTGCCTGGCCGCGTCCCTCCTGGAGCGGCGCGGTCTGGACATCCACGATCTCATGGACCGCATGGCGCGGTGGTTCCGGGACGGATACCTCGCCGTGGACCGCGACGTGTTCGACGTGGGCCTCCAGACCCGCCAGGCGATCGGTCGTTTCTTGTCGGGGAAGACGGCGGACAAGAGCGCGGCCAGTGGCGAATGGAGCAACGGAAACGGGTCCTTGATGCGCTCCCTGCCCCTGGCGTTGTGGCATCGTGGCTCGCCCGAAGAACTGGTCCGCGACGCGTTCCTCCAATCCTCCATCACGCATGGCCACCTGCGCAGCGGGATCTGCTGCGCCCTGTATTGCCTTTGGGCGCGCTCCGTCCTGGAGGGGGGGCTCCACCCCTGGCACGCCGCCATCGAACGGTTCGAAACCCTTTATCCCGCCGGCACGCCGGAACGGACCGAATACGAGGCGAACATCCACCCGCGCAACCCCGACCCTCCCAAGGGAAGCGGGTATGTGGTGGATTCGCTTCTCTCCGCCGTCTGGGCCTGCCAGGCGGGCGGATACGAGGCGGTGATCAAAGCGGCGATCTCGCTGGGCCAGGACACCGACACCACCGCTTGCATCGCCGGTGGGATCGCCGGGGTCCGCGAGGGCCTGCACGCCATCCCGCACCGCTGGATGAAGCGCATGCGCGGCAAGGAGCTCGCCCTGCCCATCCTGGAGGCGTTTCTCGCCTACGACCAGGATCCATCGAGTGTTCCACGAAACCTTTCCAGAGGATAG
- a CDS encoding Nif11-like leader peptide family natural product precursor → MPIQHAIHFLRDLEELEPLRQKLYLCEGREALFAALENAGYSFTGGEFEEAVDHLHVACQSHEQADTLMTRANWFRMVSANA, encoded by the coding sequence ATGCCCATCCAACACGCCATCCATTTTTTGCGCGACCTCGAGGAACTGGAGCCATTGCGCCAGAAGCTCTACCTCTGCGAAGGCCGCGAGGCCTTGTTCGCGGCTTTGGAAAACGCCGGTTACAGTTTCACTGGCGGCGAGTTCGAAGAGGCGGTGGACCATCTCCACGTGGCTTGCCAATCCCACGAGCAGGCCGACACCCTGATGACCAGGGCCAATTGGTTTCGGATGGTCAGCGCCAACGCCTAA
- a CDS encoding GNAT family N-acetyltransferase: MDIHIANLSDRRDATALVELLDGYARDPMGGGVALDPQVKQRLPRDLAVRPTCMVLIARIDGQAAGVAVSFEGYSTFAGAPLLNLHDFAVAPTFRGRGVARALLERLFEEARRRGCCKVTLEVLSGNQRALSVYQRAGFAGYELDPATGHALFLQKKL; encoded by the coding sequence ATGGACATCCACATCGCCAACCTTTCCGACCGACGCGACGCGACAGCTCTTGTCGAACTGCTGGACGGGTACGCCCGCGACCCCATGGGCGGTGGCGTTGCGCTCGATCCGCAGGTGAAGCAGAGGCTTCCACGCGACTTGGCGGTCCGGCCCACCTGCATGGTCCTGATCGCGCGCATCGACGGCCAAGCCGCCGGCGTGGCGGTGTCTTTCGAAGGCTACTCCACCTTCGCTGGTGCTCCTTTGCTGAACCTGCACGATTTCGCCGTGGCACCCACCTTCCGGGGCAGGGGAGTGGCGAGAGCCCTTCTGGAGCGACTGTTCGAGGAGGCGCGCCGACGGGGCTGCTGCAAGGTCACGCTGGAGGTCCTTTCCGGAAACCAGCGCGCACTTTCCGTGTACCAGCGTGCGGGATTCGCCGGTTACGAGCTGGACCCCGCGACGGGCCACGCGCTGTTTCTCCAGAAAAAACTTTGA